From one Comamonas piscis genomic stretch:
- a CDS encoding DUF3460 family protein: MSFFRRPDYQSDTTQFLLKLKADKPQLEEGQLEGRALLWDKDLDRQQEAEYQTARVAQKPYVYQTNHD, translated from the coding sequence ATGTCTTTCTTTCGCCGCCCCGATTACCAATCCGACACCACCCAGTTTCTTTTGAAGCTCAAGGCTGACAAGCCCCAGCTCGAAGAAGGCCAACTCGAAGGCCGCGCCCTGCTCTGGGACAAGGACCTGGACCGCCAGCAGGAAGCGGAGTATCAGACCGCACGTGTGGCGCAAAAGCCTTACGTGTACCAAACCAACCACGATTGA
- a CDS encoding outer membrane protein assembly factor BamE → MSFVTKLAIAASALAVSVFMVGCDQQRIKELEEFVSTEQDVRDRFGEPNQIWDEADGSHTLEYTRQPSGAQNYMITIGKDGKMTALRQVLAPAYFAKVQPGMDQQEIRRLLGQPAKRTSYPLKNEAEWDWGWVDPPSTKMLFTVVFDAQGKVLRSNSTMVVNSR, encoded by the coding sequence ATGTCCTTCGTCACCAAACTTGCAATCGCCGCCTCTGCGCTGGCCGTTTCCGTGTTTATGGTGGGCTGCGACCAGCAGCGCATCAAGGAACTGGAGGAGTTTGTCTCCACCGAGCAGGATGTGCGCGACCGTTTTGGCGAGCCCAACCAGATCTGGGATGAGGCCGATGGCTCGCACACCCTGGAGTACACCCGCCAGCCCTCTGGCGCGCAGAACTACATGATCACCATTGGCAAGGACGGCAAGATGACCGCGCTGCGCCAGGTGCTGGCTCCCGCCTACTTTGCCAAGGTGCAGCCAGGCATGGACCAGCAGGAGATCCGCCGTCTGCTGGGCCAGCCAGCCAAGCGCACCAGCTACCCGCTGAAGAACGAGGCCGAATGGGACTGGGGCTGGGTCGACCCGCCCAGCACCAAGATGCTGTTCACCGTGGTGTTCGACGCCCAGGGCAAAGTGCTGCGCAGCAACAGCACCATGGTGGTGAATAGCCGCTGA